Proteins from a single region of Theobroma cacao cultivar B97-61/B2 chromosome 10, Criollo_cocoa_genome_V2, whole genome shotgun sequence:
- the LOC18587120 gene encoding DNA-directed RNA polymerase V subunit 7 codes for MFLKVQLPWNVIIPADSLGAKGLMLQKAIVVHLLDDFACKKATKDLGYFIAVTTLESIGDGKVRQNTGDVLFPVVFSGITFKMFRGEILEGVVHKILKHGVFLRCGPVQNIYLSHLKMPDYHYVPGENAIFMNDKHSKIEKDVVVRFIVIGTKWLEAEREFQALVSLEGDYLGPVS; via the coding sequence ATGTTTCTCAAGGTGCAGTTGCCATGGAATGTCATAATTCCTGCTGACAGCTTGGGTGCCAAAGGCTTGATGCTTCAAAAGGCTATAGTGGTACACCTATTGGATGACTTTGCTTGCAAGAAGGCCACCAAGGATCTTGGATATTTCATTGCTGTAACAACTCTGGAGAGCATTGGGGACGGCAAAGTTAGACAGAACACAGGGGATGTGCTTTTCCCTGTTGTCTTCAGTGGCATCACCTTCAAGATGTTCAGGGGAGAGATTTTGGAAGGGGTTGTACACAAGATACTGAAACATGGAGTTTTCTTGAGGTGTGGGCCAGTCCAAAACATCTATCTGTCTCACCTAAAAATGCCTGACTATCATTATGTGCCTGGGGAAAATGCTATCTTCATGAATGACAAGCACTCGAAGATTGAGAAGGATGTTGTTGTTCGATTCATAGTGATTGGAACAAAGTGGCTGGAGGCAGAGAGAGAATTTCAGGCATTGGTGAGTTTGGAAGGTGACTACTTAGGACCAGTTTCTTGA
- the LOC18587121 gene encoding MDIS1-interacting receptor like kinase 2, whose protein sequence is MSAYRDITTVVTDSKVVPGRDTSSITLFLKMYNRTLLKWKASLDNKSQTLLSSWLGDSHCNWLGITCDKAGSITNLSLPNYVEGLRGNIPSEICLLKSLQWVSLVGNKISGSIPQEIGRLSSVSEIYFNHNYLSGPIPASIGSLHNLTKLHLGSNRLTGRIPGEVGMLRSLLYLDFSNNSLSGPIPESIGNLTKLVQLYLHRNELSGSIPSEIGQLGSLSDLQLSTNNLTGVIPASIGNLTSLSYLNLNGNMFSGSIPPEVGMLKSLSVLVLAKNNFSGSIPASIGNLTKLTVLFLIYNNLSGSIPPTFSNLTHLESLQLGHNHLSGQLPENLCSNGLLVNISVINNNLTGQIPTSLRDCKSLYRVRLEGNHLTGNISEAFGVYPNLNYIALSNNWFYGELSPKWGQCHNLTSLQISNNNISGKIPPELEHATQLQELDLSFNHLIGEIPKDLGSLSLMFRLLLSGNQLSGKIPLEIGVLSNLEHLNLASNDLSGPIPNQLGECSKFLSLNLSRNKLGESIPFSLSYIYGLRSLDLSQNLLVGVIPQQLGKLHTLEILDLSHNMLRGSIPIDFHYLQSLTFVNISYNQLEGPIPNIKAFHEASFDGLRNNKGLCGNATGLMPCASITSNKMGHKKRTTVTILVVLLPFGIPLLIFTLAGGFLILRQKIRNKKSESREAQLGDIFTVLGFDGRILYEKIIEATEDFSSNYCIGSGRYGNVYKAVLPMGQVVAVKKLHQHEDSMLINNLKAFESEIHALTEIRHRNVVKLHGFCSHSKHSFLVYEFMERGSLRMILSNNEEAAELDWIKRLNVVKGLANALSYMHHDHSPPIIHRDISSNNVLLDFDYEAHVSDFGTARLLNPDSSNWTSFAGTIGYTAPELAYMMKVDEKCDVYSFGVLTMEILMGRHPGDLISCLSSSLSAPEANDQKILLQGVIDQRLSPLVRQVAKDVVFATKLAFACVNGNPKFRPTMGQVAQALTHPSPQLPKPFSMIELGELFGGVPG, encoded by the exons GGAATATTCCATCTGAAATTTGTTTATTGAAAAGTCTTCAGTGGGTTTCTTTAGTAGGAAATAAGATCAGTGGTTCCATTCCACAAGAAATAGGAAGGCTGAGTTCAGTTTCTGAGATCTATTTCAATCATAACTATCTAAGTGGTCCAATCCCTGCCTCTATTGGAAGCTTGCATAATTTAACCAAGCTTCACCTTGGGAGCAACAGACTCACTGGCCGTATACCAGGAGAAGTAGGAATGTTGAGGTCTCTCCTCTATCTTGATTTTTCAAATAACAGCCTAAGTGGTCCTATCCCAGAATCCATTGGAAATTTAACCAAGTTGGTGCAGCTTTATCTACATCGGAATGAGCTCTCTGGTTCTATCCCGAGCGAAATAGGACAACTTGGATCTTTGTCCGATTTGCAGTTGTCAACTAATAATCTCACAGGTGTCATTCCTGCTTCCATAGGAAACTTGACCAGCTTATCCTATCTTAACCTCAATGGCAATATGTTTTCTGGATCGATACCTCCAGAAGTTGGAATGCTTAAATCTCTCTCCGTACTTGTGCTCGCTAAGAATAATTTCTCTGGTTCAATCCCTGCTTCAATAGGAAACTTGACAAAGCTTACTGTATTATTCCTTATCTACAATAATTTGTCAGGGTCCATTCCTCCAACATTTAGCAATCTTACTCATTTGGAATCATTGCAATTAGGACATAACCATCTCAGTGGTCAATTACCTGAAAATTTATGCAGCAATGGATTACTCGTTAATATTTCAGTTATCAACAACAATTTGACGGGTCAGATCCCAACAAGTTTGAGAGACTGCAAAAGTTTATACAGAGTTAGGCTTGAAGGGAATCACTTGACAGGAAATATATCAGAAGCTTTTGGTGTATATccaaatttgaattatattGCATTAAGCAATAACTGGTTTTATGGTGAACTTTCTCCAAAGTGGGGGCAATGCCATAATCTGACAAGCCTACAAATCTCCAATAACAATATTTCTGGAAAGATACCACCTGAGTTGGAACATGCAACTCAATTACAGGAACTCGATCTCTCTTTCAATCATCTAATCGGTGAGATTCCCAAGGACTTGGGATCTTTATCATTGATGTTTCGTCTTTTGCTAAGTGGTAACCAACTTTCAGGCAAAATTCCATTAGAGATTGGAGTTCTTTCAAATCTAGAACATCTAAACTTGGCATCAAATGATTTAAGTGGACCAATTCCTAATCAACTTGGAGAGTGCTCAAAGTTTTTGAGCTTGAATTTGAGCAGGAATAAACTTGGAGAAAGcattcctttttcattaagCTACATATATGGTTTGCGAAGTCTAGATTTGAGTCAAAATTTGCTTGTTGGAGTGATACCACAACAGCTTGGAAAATTACACACCTTGGAAATATTGGATCTTTCTCACAATATGCTCCGTGGTTCAATCCCGATTGATTTCCATTATTTGCAAAGCTTGACGTTTGTGAATATCTCTTACAATCAATTAGAAGGCCCCATTCCCAACATTAAGGCATTTCATGAGGCTTCATTTGATGGCTTAAGAAACAATAAGGGCCTCTGTGGTAATGCCACTGGATTAATGCCTTGTGCTTCTATCACTAGCAACAAAATGGGTCATAAAAAACGCACTACAGTCACCATTTTAGTTGTACTTTTACCCTTTGGTATTCCGCTTCTGATATTTACCTTGGCTGGAGGTTTCCTTATTCTTCGCCAAAAGATTCGAAACAAAAAATCTGAGTCAAGGGAGGCACAACTTGGAGATATTTTCACAGTATTGGGATTTGATGGAAGAATACTCTATGAGAAAATTATTGAAGCCACAGAAGATTTCAGCTCCAACTATTGCATTGGTTCAGGAAGATATGGAAATGTTTATAAGGCTGTGCTGCCAATGGGTCAGGTGGTTGCTGTCAAGAAACTTCACCAGCATGAAGATAGCATGCttatcaacaacttgaaaGCCTTTGAAAGTGAGATTCATGCTTTAACAGAAATAAGGCATCGTAATGTTGTGAAATTACATGGTTTTTGTTCACATTCAAAGCACTCATTTCTGGTTTATGAGTTTATGGAAAGGGGAAGTTTGAGAATGATCTTAAGCAACAATGAAGAGGCAGCAGAATTGGATTGGATTAAGAGGCTCAATGTTGTCAAAGGATTGGCCAACGCTTTGTCTTATATGCATCACGACCATTCACCACCTATAATTCATCGAGACATTTCCAGCAACAATGTTCTCTTGGATTTCGACTATGAGGCTCATGTCTCAGATTTTGGCACAGCTAGGCTTTTAAATCCAGACTCCTCCAACTGGACCTCATTTGCAGGCACCATCGGGTACACAGCTCCAG AGTTAGCTTATATGATGAAAGTAGATGAGAAATGCGATGTCTACAGTTTTGGGGTGCTAACAATGGAAATTCTTATGGGGAGGCATCCAGGTGATCTGATTTCATGTTTGTCCTCATCACTGTCGGCACCGGAAGCAAACGACCAAAAAATTTTACTACAAGGCGTGATAGACCAACGTCTCTCACCACTCGTAAGACAAGTAGCAAAGGATGTTGTCTTTGCTACAAAACTAGCATTTGCATGCGTGAATGGCAACCCTAAATTTCGGCCAACCATGGGACAGGTTGCTCAAGCCTTGACCCATCCATCACCTCAATTGCCCAAGCCTTTCTCAATGATAGAGTTGGGAGAATTGTTTGGTGGAGTTCCAGGCTGA
- the LOC18587124 gene encoding DNA-directed RNA polymerase V subunit 7, giving the protein MFLKVQLPWNVIIPADGLGAEGLMLQKAIVVRLLDDFACKKATKDLGYFIAVTTLESIGDGKVRQNTGDVPFPVVFSGITFKMFRGEILEGVVHKILKHGVFLRCGPVQNIYLSHLKMPDYHYVPGENAIFMNDKHSKIEKDVVVRFIVIGTKWLEAEREFQALVSLEGDYLGPVS; this is encoded by the coding sequence ATGTTTCTCAAGGTGCAGTTGCCATGGAATGTCATAATTCCTGCTGACGGCTTGGGTGCCGAAGGCTTGATGCTCCAAAAGGCTATAGTGGTACGCCTATTGGATGACTTTGCTTGCAAGAAGGCCACCAAGGATCTTGGATATTTCATTGCTGTAACAACTCTGGAGAGCATTGGGGACGGAAAAGTTAGACAGAACACAGGGGATGTGCCTTTCCCTGTTGTCTTCAGTGGAATCACCTTCAAGATGTTCAGGGGAGAGATTTTGGAAGGGGTTGTACACAAGATACTGAAACATGGAGTTTTCTTGAGGTGTGGGCCAGTCCAAAACATCTATCTGTCTCACCTAAAAATGCCTGACTATCATTATGTGCCCGGGGAAAATGCTATCTTCATGAATGACAAGCACTCGAAGATTGAGAAGGATGTTGTTGTTCGATTCATAGTGATTGGAACAAAGTGGTTGGAGGCAGAGAGAGAATTTCAGGCATTGGTTAGTTTGGAAGGTGACTACTTAGGACCAGTTTCTTGA
- the LOC18587125 gene encoding MDIS1-interacting receptor like kinase 2 has protein sequence MASFLIPFQVLFFLMLVPLQSSNVFTSLAAAAPAKEAETLLKWKASLDNRSQTFLSSWLGDSHCNWVGITCDKAGSTTNLSLPNYGFRGTLHLLNSFSFPNLIGLHLPNNALYGPIPSHIGNLSKLIFLDLSVNNFTGNIPPEICLLKSLQWISLAGNKISGSIPQKIQRLSSVTNILFHENYLNGSIPASIGSMHTLMRLDLGSNRLTGPIPGEVGMLRSLLYLDFSRNYLIGPIPESIGNLSKLVSLYLYSNKLSGSLPGEVGQLGSLSVLQLLNNNLTGVIPASIGNLTNLSLLYLKDNMFSGSIPASIGNLMKLTILALANNNLSSSIPPTFSNLTHLESLQLSDNHLSGQLPENVCHGGRLTYLAVMNNNLTGQIPPSLRNCKSLYRVRLEGNHLTGNLLEAFGVYPNLNFIALSNNKFYGELSPKWGQCHNLTSLQISNNNISGKIPPELEHANQLQELDLSSNHLIGEIPKELGSLSLMFRLLLSGNQLSGKIPSEIGVLSNLAHLNLASNNLSGPIPNQLGECLKLLILNLSRNKLGEIIPFSLSYIYGLQSLDLSQNLLVGAIPQQLGKLQTLEILDLSHNMLNGSIPIAFNGLLSLTIVNLSYNKLEGSIPNLKAFHEASFDALRNNKGLCGNATGLMPCAPITSNKISHKKSSRVIILVVLPLLGILLLIFTLAGGFLILRRKIRTRKSESREAQLGDIFTVLGYDGRILYENILEATEDFSSNHCIGSGGYGNVYKAVLPTGQVVAVKKLHQHEDSMLINNLKAFESEIRALTETRHRNIVKLHGFCSHSKHSFLVYEFVERGSLRMILSNNQEAEVLDWNKRLNVVKGLANALSYMHHDHSPPIIHRDISSNNVLLDLEYEAHVSDFGTARLLKPDSSNWTSFAGTIGYTAPELAYTMKVDEKCDVYSFGMLTMEILMGRHPGDLISCLSSSPLAPEANDQQILLKDVIDQRLSPPVKQVAEDVVFATKLAFACVNGNPKFRPTMGQVAQAFTCPSPQLPKPFSTTKLGELFGD, from the exons ATGGCTTCTTTCTTAATACCATTCCAGGTCCTCTTCTTTCTCATGCTTGTGCCACTTCAGTCCTCCAACGTTTTTACTTCTTTAGCAGCTGCTGCACCAGCTAAAGAAGCAGAAACTCTTCTAAAATGGAAAGCTAGCCTTGACAACAGAAGCCAAACTTTCCTCTCGTCGTGGCTTGGAGACAGCCATTGCAACTGGGTCGGAATCACTTGCGACAAGGCTGGAAGCACCACCAATCTAAGCCTTCCAAATTATGGCTTCAGAGGTACACTTCATCTTCTCAATTCCTTTTCCTTCCCTAACCTGATTGGGCTTCATCTTCCTAATAACGCACTTTATGGGCCCATTCCCTCACACATTGGAAACCTTTCCAAGCTCATATTCCTTGACTTGTCAGTCAATAATTTTACAGGAAATATTCCACCTGAAATTTGTTTATTGAAAAGTCTTCAGTGGATTTCCTTAGCAGGAAATAAGATCAGTGGTTCCATTCCCCAAAAAATACAAAGGTTGAGTTCAGTTACAAACATCTTATTCCATGAAAACTATTTAAATGGTTCAATCCCTGCCTCCATCGGAAGCATGCATACTTTAATGAGGCTTGACCTTGGGAGCAACAGACTCACTGGCCCTATACCTGGAGAAGTAGGAATGTTAAGGTCTCTCCTATATcttgatttttcaagaaacTACCTAATTGGTCCTATTCCAGAATCCATTGGAAATTTAAGCAAGTTGGTGTCGCTTTATCTATATTCCAATAAGCTCTCTGGCTCTCTCCCCGGTGAAGTAGGACAACTTGGATCTCTGTCCGTATTGCAGTTGTTAAACAATAATCTCACCGGTGTCATCCCTGCTTCCATAGGAAACTTGACCAACTTATCTCTTCTATACCTTAAAGATAATATGTTTTCTGGGTCAATCCCTGCTTCAATAGGAAACTTGATGAAGCTTACGATATTAGCCCTTGCCAATAATAATTTGTCAAGTTCCATTCCTCCAACATTTAGCAATCTTACTCATTTGGAATCATTACAATTATCAGACAACCATCTTAGTGGTCAATTACCCGAGAATGTATGCCATGGTGGACGACTCACTTATCTTGCAGTTATGAACAACAATTTGACGGGTCAAATCCCACCAAGCTTGAGAAACTGCAAAAGCTTATACAGAGTTAGGCTTGAAGGAAATCACTTAACAGGAAATCTGTTAGAAGCTTTTGGTGTATatccaaatttgaattttattgcaTTAAGCAATAACAAGTTTTATGGTGAACTTTCTCCAAAGTGGGGTCAATGCCATAATCTAACAAGCCTACAAATCTCCAATAACAACATTTCTGGAAAGATACCACCTGAGTTGGAACATGCAAATCAATTACAGGAACTCGATCTCTCTTCAAATCATCTAATTGGTGAGATTCCCAAGGAATTGGGATCATTATCATTGATGTTCCGTCTTTTGCTAAGTGGTAACCAACTTTCAGGCAAAATTCCATCGGAGATTGGAGTTCTTTCAAATCTAGCACATCTTAACTTGGCATCAAATAATTTAAGTGGACCAATTCCTAATCAACTTGGAGAGTGCTTGAAGTTATTGATCTTGAATTTGAGCAGGAATAAACTTGGAGAAATcattcctttttcattaagCTACATATATGGTCTGCAAAGTCTAGATTTGAGTCAGAATTTACTTGTTGGAGCAATACCACAACAGCTTGGAAAATTACAAACCTTGGAAATATTGGACCTTTCTCACAATATGCTCAATGGTTCCATCCCGATTGCTTTCAATGGTTTGCTGAGCTTGACGATTGTGAATCTATCCTACAATAAACTAGAAGGCTCTATTCCCAACCTTAAGGCATTTCATGAGGCTTCATTTGATGCCTTAAGAAACAATAAGGGCCTCTGTGGTAATGCCACTGGGTTAATGCCATGTGCGCCTATCACTAGCAACAAAATCAGTCATAAAAAAAGCAGCAGAGTCATCATTTTAGTTGTGCTTCCACTCTTAGGTATTCTGCTTCTGATATTTACCTTGGCTGGAGGTTTCCTTATTCTTCGTCGAAAGATTCGAACTAGAAAATCTGAGTCAAGGGAGGCACAACTTGGAGATATTTTCACAGTATTGGGATATGATGGAAGAATACTCTATGAGAACATTCTTGAAGCCACAGAAGATTTCAGCTCTAACCATTGCATTGGTTCAGGAGGATATGGAAATGTTTATAAAGCTGTGCTACCAACTGGTCAGGTGGTTGCCGTCAAGAAACTTCATCAACATGAAGATAGCATGCTCATCAACAACTTGAAAGCCTTTGAAAGTGAGATTCGTGCTTTAACAGAAACAAGGCATCGTAACATTGTGAAGCTACATGGTTTTTGTTCACATTCAAAGCACTCATTTCTGGTTTATGAGTTTGTGGAAAGAGGAAGTTTGAGAATGATCTTAAGCAACAATCAAGAGGCAGAAGTGTTGGATTGGAATAAAAGGCTCAATGTTGTCAAAGGATTGGCCAACGCTTTGTCTTATATGCATCACGACCATTCACCACCTATAATTCATCGAGACATTTCCAGCAACAATGTTCTCTTGGATTTGGAGTATGAGGCTCATGTCTCAGATTTTGGCACAGCTAGGCTTTTAAAGCCAGACTCCTCCAACTGGACCTCATTTGCAGGCACCATCGGGTACACAGCTCCAG AGTTGGCTTATACGATGAAAGTAGATGAGAAATGCGATGTCTACAGTTTTGGGATGCTAACAATGGAAATTCTTATGGGGAGGCATCCTGGTGATCTAATTTCATGTTTGTCCTCATCACCGTTGGCACCAGAAGCAAACGACCAACAGATTTTACTGAAAGACGTGATAGACCAACGTCTCTCACCACCAGTCAAACAAGTTGCAGAGGATGTTGTCTTCGCTACAAAACTAGCATTTGCATGCGTGAATGGCAACCCCAAATTTCGGCCAACCATGGGACAGGTTGCTCAAGCCTTTACCTGTCCATCGCCTCAATTGCCCAAGCCTTTCTCAACAACAAAGTTGGGAGAATTGTTTGGTGACTAA